In Phlebotomus papatasi isolate M1 chromosome 1, Ppap_2.1, whole genome shotgun sequence, the following proteins share a genomic window:
- the LOC129808465 gene encoding heterogeneous nuclear ribonucleoprotein 27C-like, which yields MANEDYNDERGKLFVGGLSWETTQENLQSYFTRFGEVVDCVVMKNNETGRSRGFGFVTFADPANVDIALQNGPHELDGRTIDPKPCNPRYMSKPQKGGGYPKVFLGGLPANATETDLRTFFGRYGKVMEVVIMYDQERKKSRGFGFLSFEDESSVERVTQKHYVNLNGKQVEVKKAEPRDGGFGGRGDRGGPRHMGPTNGQMGGGHPMSHPGGMQYQQQGWGGPPQQQNYGGYNYGAPSGPQSYQGWGAPPPPQGPPQQQQWGASYSAAPTPNQPYGGGYSGGYDMYAQTGAHNANSGNSWNYNSWPQGGSAPTPPGDPTGGPAVDYGGYGTGGGGGGGGYNAFGNYGTDQSSSYGPIRTTYDTKKQGIAQTPYQPPHLRAPKYNA from the coding sequence ATGGCAAATGAGGATTATAACGATGAGCGCGGAAAGTTGTTCGTTGGCGGCCTTTCCTGGGAAACGACGCAGGAGAATCTACAGAGCTACTTTACCCGTTTCGGCGAAGTGGTGGATTGTGTAGTGATGAAGAACAATGAGACCGGCAGATCGCGTGGATTTGGCTTTGTGACCTTCGCTGACCCGGCCAATGTTGACATTGCACTGCAGAATGGACCACATGAGTTGGATGGGCGCACAATAGACCCCAAGCCATGCAATCCGCGTTACATGTCGAAGCCGCAGAAGGGCGGTGGATATCCCAAAGTTTTCCTGGGTGGCCTCCCGGCAAATGCCACGGAAACGGATCTGCGTACGTTCTTTGGGCGCTATGGGAAGGTGATGGAAGTGGTGATTATGTATGATCAGGAACGCAAAAAATCCCGCGGTTTTGGCTTTTTGTCATTTGAAGATGAGAGTTCAGTGGAACGCGTGACACAGAAGCACTATGTCAATCTCAATGGGAAGCAGGTGGAAGTGAAAAAGGCCGAACCGAGGGATGGTGGCTTTGGGGGTCGCGGAGATCGCGGCGGGCCGCGTCATATGGGTCCTACCAATGGGCAAATGGGTGGAGGTCATCCAATGTCCCATCCTGGTGGCATGCAGTACCAGCAGCAGGGCTGGGGTGGTCCGCCACAGCAGCAGAATTATGGCGGCTACAACTATGGGGCTCCGTCGGGACCACAGTCGTATCAGGGCTGGGGTGCTCCGCCACCGCCTCAGGGTCCACCGCAGCAGCAACAATGGGGTGCTAGCTATTCGGCCGCTCCGACACCCAATCAACCCTACGGCGGCGGCTACTCCGGCGGCTATGACATGTACGCCCAGACAGGGGCACACAATGCCAATTCCGGCAACAGTTGGAACTACAATTCATGGCCCCAAGGTGGCTCTGCTCCAACTCCACCAGGTGACCCAACTGGCGGCCCTGCTGTTGACTATGGCGGCTACGGGACTGGCGGCGGCGGCGGCGGAGGAGGCTACAATGCCTTTGGGAACTACGGAACAGATCAGAGTAGCTCGTACGGGCCTATCCGTACCACGTACGACACGAAGAAGCAGGGCATCGCGCAAACCCCCTATCAACCACCCCATCTCCGTGCCCCCAAATACAATGCttaa